A genomic stretch from Papio anubis isolate 15944 chromosome 18, Panubis1.0, whole genome shotgun sequence includes:
- the NIP7 gene encoding 60S ribosome subunit biogenesis protein NIP7 homolog yields the protein MRPLTEEETRVMFEKIAKYIGENLQLLVDRPDGTYCFRLHNDRVYYVSEKIMKLAANISGDKLVSLGTCFGKFTKTHKFRLHVTALDYLAPYAKYKVWIKPGAEQSFLYGNHVLKSGLGRITENTSQYQGVVVYSMADIPLGFGVAAKSTQDCRKVDPMAIVVFHQADVGEYVRHEETLT from the exons ATGCGGCCTTTGACTGAAGAAGAGACCCGTGTCATGTTTGAGAAGATCGCGAAATA TATCGGGGAGAATCTTCAGCTGCTGGTGGACCGGCCCGATGGCACCTACTGTTTCCGTCTGCACAACGACCGGGTGTACTATGTGAG TGAGAAGATTATGAAGCTGGCCGCTAATATCTCCGGGGACAAGCTGGTGTCGCTGGGGACCTGCTTTGGAAAATTCACTAAAACCCACAAGTTTCGGTTGCACGTCACAGCCCTGGATTACCTTGCACCTTATGCCAAG TATAAAGTGTGGATAAAGCCTGGTGCAGAGCAGTCGTTTCTGTATGGGAACCATGTGTTGAAATCTGGTCTGGGTCGAATCACTGAAAATACTTCTCAGTaccagggcgtggtggtgtactCCATGGCAGACATCCCTTTG GGTTTTGGGGTGGCAGCAAAATCTACACAAGACTGCAGAAAAGTAGACCCCATGGCGATTGTGGTATTTCATCAGGCAGACGTTGGGGAATATGTGCGGCATGAAGAGACGTTGACTTAA